In one Streptomyces marincola genomic region, the following are encoded:
- the glnII gene encoding glutamine synthetase yields MSYKAEYIWIDGTEPTAKLRSKTKILADGAEPPEWGFDGSSTNQAEGHSSDCVLKPVASYPDPIRGGAHLLVLCEVYDVNGEPHVSNTRAQLRPVAERFAAQEPIFGIEQEYTFFKGSRPLGFPENGFPAPQGGYYCGVGADEIYGREVVEAHLENCLKAGLGLSGINAEVMPGQWEFQVGPLSPLEVSDQLWIARWLLYRTAEDFGISATLDPKPAKGDWNGAGAHTNFSTKAMRENYDAIIGACDALGKEGKPLEHVRNYGVGVEDRLTGAHETAPWDKYSYGVSDRGASVRIPWQVERDKKGYIEDRRPNANCDPYVVTRLLVDTVCAELEQADLV; encoded by the coding sequence GTGAGCTACAAGGCCGAGTACATCTGGATCGACGGCACCGAGCCGACCGCCAAGCTGCGCTCGAAGACGAAGATCCTGGCGGACGGCGCGGAGCCGCCGGAGTGGGGCTTCGACGGTTCGAGCACCAACCAGGCAGAGGGCCACTCGTCGGACTGCGTCCTGAAGCCGGTCGCCTCCTACCCCGACCCGATCCGCGGCGGCGCCCACCTGCTGGTGCTGTGCGAGGTCTACGACGTCAACGGCGAGCCGCACGTCTCGAACACGCGTGCACAGCTCCGCCCGGTCGCCGAGCGTTTCGCGGCGCAGGAGCCGATCTTCGGCATCGAGCAGGAGTACACGTTCTTCAAGGGCTCCCGGCCCCTCGGCTTCCCCGAGAACGGCTTCCCCGCACCGCAGGGCGGCTACTACTGCGGCGTCGGCGCGGACGAGATCTACGGCCGCGAGGTCGTCGAGGCGCACCTGGAGAACTGCCTGAAGGCCGGTCTCGGCCTCTCCGGCATCAACGCCGAGGTCATGCCGGGCCAGTGGGAGTTCCAGGTCGGCCCGCTGTCCCCGCTCGAAGTCTCCGACCAGCTGTGGATCGCGCGCTGGCTGCTGTACCGCACCGCGGAGGACTTCGGCATCTCCGCGACGCTCGACCCCAAGCCCGCCAAGGGCGACTGGAACGGCGCGGGCGCCCACACCAACTTCTCCACCAAGGCCATGCGCGAGAACTACGACGCGATCATCGGCGCCTGCGACGCCCTCGGCAAGGAGGGCAAGCCGCTCGAACACGTGCGCAACTACGGGGTCGGCGTCGAGGACCGCCTCACCGGCGCCCACGAGACCGCGCCGTGGGACAAGTACAGCTACGGCGTCTCCGACCGCGGCGCCTCCGTGCGCATCCCGTGGCAGGTCGAGCGCGACAAGAAGGGCTACATCGAGGACCGGCGCCCCAACGCCAACTGCGACCCGTACGTCGTGACCCGGCTGCTCGTGGACACCGTCTGCGCCGAGCTTGAGCAGGCCGACCTCGTCTGA
- a CDS encoding DUF2795 domain-containing protein, with amino-acid sequence MQQRGSDHVNVHQDDVMKHDLQGMLRGDHPNRAEEWREAEPGADDDPPLADGPVPPRGAPTTEEAERESFRFELARHLRRTVFPADRDTLLDTLAAEHAPDGLAEPVRDLPADHRYANVQEVVDALGRKPKA; translated from the coding sequence ATGCAGCAACGGGGCAGCGATCACGTGAACGTCCACCAGGACGACGTGATGAAGCACGACCTTCAGGGCATGCTGCGCGGTGATCACCCCAACCGGGCGGAGGAGTGGCGCGAGGCCGAGCCTGGCGCCGACGACGACCCGCCCCTGGCCGACGGGCCGGTACCGCCGCGGGGCGCGCCGACGACCGAGGAGGCGGAGCGGGAGAGCTTCCGTTTCGAACTGGCACGGCACCTGCGGCGCACGGTGTTCCCGGCCGACCGCGACACGCTGCTCGACACGCTGGCCGCCGAGCACGCGCCGGACGGGCTGGCCGAGCCGGTCCGGGACCTGCCCGCCGACCACCGTTACGCGAACGTCCAAGAGGTGGTCGACGCGCTCGGGCGCAAGCCCAAGGCGTGA
- a CDS encoding pectate lyase, whose protein sequence is MERRTFARLTAASLLAPLAGPLPAPAAAAGRTAAPDPPARIVPAMSRAARFMDEHVSYRGAYVWSYLPDLSQSWGEMAARRTMCWVQPPGTPAVGHSMLDAYYATGEETFLAAAEHTALALVDAQLPSGGWNYVHDFAGERALAHWYATVGANGWRLEEFQHYYGNATFDDGGTTQAAQLLLRLWLERRHPRVGEALGRAIAFVVDAQYRGGAADGGWPQRHPRVRGAADSVPWPRHRPPWLPDGVAHGMEDGEYTRHVTFNDGVLTGNLVFLLMCVNTLGRHDLVPVVERTMALVHRLQQPAPQPGWGLQHLATARRGRPAGAPAGARSYEPRGLAPEITQNLVRHLCTFALLTGDRSHVRRVPEAIDWLERCRLTEEQIAENPRFAGRTHPTYVELGTDRARFTHRFGSNVRNGAYWFDHDHRDTLGHSHAAKRLNVADLWERYDRIMAMSDAELADWRARSPLSRGGRVALPRWFSVADVEISHLFREAAPPPLPAVGEAEAADLIAGLGDRDHWLVPLDATTNPFRGTPPPAPYDGRAYQGTHVGDLYDTSPYDPAAPPAEPPYAPREPVDGITTGSFTENMARLVAHVTTR, encoded by the coding sequence ATGGAACGCCGCACCTTCGCACGCCTCACCGCCGCCTCCCTGCTCGCCCCGCTCGCCGGCCCGCTCCCCGCCCCGGCCGCCGCCGCCGGCCGCACGGCCGCGCCGGACCCGCCGGCCCGGATCGTGCCCGCCATGAGCCGCGCCGCGCGCTTCATGGACGAGCACGTCTCCTACCGCGGCGCCTACGTGTGGAGCTACCTGCCCGACCTCTCCCAGTCCTGGGGGGAGATGGCCGCCCGGCGCACCATGTGCTGGGTCCAGCCGCCCGGCACGCCCGCCGTCGGCCACAGCATGCTCGACGCCTACTACGCGACCGGCGAGGAAACCTTCCTCGCCGCGGCAGAACACACCGCCCTGGCCCTCGTCGACGCCCAACTGCCCTCCGGCGGCTGGAACTACGTCCACGACTTCGCCGGTGAACGCGCCCTCGCGCACTGGTACGCGACCGTCGGCGCGAACGGCTGGCGCCTTGAGGAGTTCCAGCACTACTACGGCAACGCCACGTTCGACGACGGCGGCACCACGCAGGCAGCGCAGCTGCTGCTGCGCCTGTGGCTCGAACGCCGCCACCCGCGCGTCGGCGAGGCGCTGGGGCGGGCCATCGCGTTCGTCGTGGACGCCCAGTACCGCGGCGGCGCCGCGGACGGCGGCTGGCCGCAGCGCCACCCGCGCGTGCGCGGCGCCGCCGACTCCGTGCCCTGGCCGCGCCACCGCCCGCCCTGGCTGCCCGACGGCGTCGCGCACGGCATGGAGGACGGCGAGTACACGCGGCACGTGACGTTCAACGACGGCGTCCTCACCGGCAACCTCGTCTTCCTGCTGATGTGCGTGAACACGCTCGGCCGCCACGACCTGGTCCCCGTGGTGGAACGCACCATGGCCCTCGTCCACCGCCTCCAGCAGCCGGCCCCGCAGCCCGGCTGGGGCCTCCAGCACCTCGCGACCGCGCGCCGCGGCCGGCCCGCGGGCGCGCCCGCCGGCGCCCGTTCGTACGAGCCGCGCGGTCTTGCCCCCGAGATCACGCAGAACCTCGTGCGCCACCTGTGCACGTTCGCGCTGCTCACCGGCGACCGCTCCCACGTGCGGCGCGTTCCCGAGGCCATCGACTGGCTTGAGCGCTGCCGGCTGACCGAGGAGCAGATCGCCGAGAACCCCAGGTTCGCCGGCCGGACGCACCCCACGTACGTCGAACTCGGCACCGACCGGGCGCGCTTCACCCACCGCTTCGGGTCGAACGTGCGCAACGGCGCCTACTGGTTCGACCACGACCACCGCGACACCCTCGGCCACTCGCACGCCGCGAAGCGGCTGAACGTGGCCGATCTGTGGGAGCGGTACGACCGGATCATGGCGATGAGCGACGCCGAACTCGCGGACTGGCGCGCCCGTTCGCCCCTCTCGCGCGGCGGGCGGGTGGCGCTTCCGCGCTGGTTCTCCGTGGCCGATGTGGAGATCTCCCACCTGTTCCGTGAGGCCGCCCCGCCGCCGCTGCCCGCCGTCGGCGAGGCGGAGGCCGCGGACCTGATCGCCGGCCTCGGCGACCGCGACCACTGGCTCGTGCCGCTCGACGCCACCACGAACCCGTTCCGCGGCACTCCCCCGCCGGCCCCGTACGACGGGCGGGCCTACCAGGGCACGCACGTCGGGGACCTGTACGACACCTCGCCCTACGACCCGGCCGCGCCGCCGGCCGAGCCGCCGTACGCGCCGCGCGAGCCGGTGGACGGCATCACCACCGGCTCGTTCACGGAGAACATGGCCCGGCTCGTCGCCCACGTCACCACCCGCTGA
- a CDS encoding polysaccharide deacetylase family protein produces the protein MPFTSYDSSDKSYVPSVPRRTGVSRRVLLGAAAGVGLLALNRLLVDSSGAGGALGAGGADTGTPGRPDAAPGAAGARHAPGRVLAGSGRRLALTFDDGPHPTWTPQILGLLRQHGVPATFFVLGENAVWQPDLLRAIAADGHLVANHSYDHPRFDRLPRDEVRAQLGRTSEVIENALGAPPGWARAPYGLWTAVSLEICGELAMKPLDWSVDTDDWRRPGSAKIADNLMRRAHPGGIVLAHDGGGDRAQTVTALRDCLPRLRERGYELVRPA, from the coding sequence ATGCCGTTCACCTCATACGACTCATCGGACAAGTCGTACGTGCCAAGCGTGCCACGGCGCACGGGCGTCTCCCGGCGTGTCCTGCTCGGGGCCGCCGCCGGCGTGGGGCTGCTCGCCCTCAACCGCCTGCTCGTGGACTCCTCGGGCGCCGGCGGCGCGCTGGGCGCTGGCGGCGCCGACACCGGCACACCCGGCCGGCCGGACGCCGCCCCCGGCGCTGCCGGGGCGCGGCACGCCCCGGGCCGCGTGCTCGCGGGCTCGGGCCGCCGGCTCGCCCTGACCTTCGACGACGGCCCGCACCCCACGTGGACCCCGCAGATCCTCGGCCTGCTGCGGCAGCACGGCGTGCCCGCCACGTTCTTCGTCCTCGGCGAGAACGCCGTCTGGCAGCCCGACCTGCTGCGCGCCATCGCGGCCGACGGCCACCTGGTGGCCAACCACTCCTACGACCACCCGAGGTTCGACCGGCTGCCGCGCGATGAGGTGCGCGCGCAACTCGGCCGCACGAGCGAGGTGATCGAGAACGCCCTCGGCGCGCCGCCCGGCTGGGCCCGCGCCCCCTACGGGCTGTGGACCGCGGTGAGCCTGGAGATCTGCGGGGAACTGGCCATGAAGCCGCTCGACTGGTCGGTCGACACCGACGACTGGCGCCGCCCCGGCAGCGCAAAGATCGCCGACAACCTCATGCGCCGCGCCCACCCCGGAGGCATCGTGCTCGCGCACGACGGGGGCGGTGACCGCGCGCAGACGGTCACCGCCCTGCGGGACTGCCTGCCCCGCCTCCGTGAACGCGGCTACGAGCTGGTGCGGCCCGCGTGA
- a CDS encoding phosphatidylinositol-specific phospholipase C domain-containing protein — protein MAVKLTAAAGTATLAAAALVLSSPLPAQADAPAAAYSATTSVGVHNAYETGTFPYLADALDSGAGLLELDVWTNFTSRDWRVSHSNPLGNVNNCENAASAAEFRSGPVNQNLAGCLADIRAWHEANPDHPPIQLKIELKDGFADNLGRGPDELDALLRGALGDAVFGPGDLLAGSGHATLDEAVRAGGFPGRDELAGRFIVHLIPGTVEQGNPFDSLWTDREYATHLRDAAAAGTLAGTAAFPAVLGAAPGDPRTRYTDASLRPWFVVFDGSATAYTQGTIDTSWYRDRNYLLVMTDAHAVPPAIDPVAPGEAEALARVGELAAAGATTVTSDWSGLPSVLPTVLPRG, from the coding sequence ATGGCAGTCAAGCTCACGGCCGCGGCGGGCACGGCGACCCTCGCCGCGGCCGCGCTGGTCCTCAGCTCCCCCCTCCCCGCCCAGGCCGACGCCCCCGCCGCGGCCTACTCGGCGACCACGTCCGTCGGCGTGCACAACGCCTACGAGACCGGCACGTTCCCCTACCTCGCCGACGCCCTCGACTCGGGAGCCGGCCTCCTGGAACTCGACGTCTGGACCAACTTCACCAGCCGCGACTGGCGGGTGTCCCACAGCAACCCGCTCGGCAACGTGAACAACTGCGAGAACGCCGCATCCGCCGCCGAGTTCCGCAGCGGCCCGGTCAACCAGAACCTCGCGGGCTGCCTGGCCGACATCCGCGCCTGGCACGAGGCCAACCCCGACCACCCGCCGATCCAGCTCAAGATCGAACTGAAGGACGGCTTCGCCGACAACCTCGGCCGCGGGCCCGACGAGCTGGACGCCCTGCTGCGCGGCGCCCTCGGCGACGCGGTCTTCGGCCCCGGCGACCTCCTGGCCGGCAGCGGCCACGCCACGCTCGACGAGGCCGTGCGGGCGGGCGGCTTCCCCGGCCGCGACGAACTGGCCGGCCGGTTCATCGTGCACCTGATACCCGGCACGGTCGAGCAGGGCAACCCGTTCGACAGCCTGTGGACCGACCGCGAGTACGCCACCCACCTGCGCGACGCGGCGGCGGCCGGCACGCTGGCGGGCACCGCCGCGTTCCCCGCCGTCCTCGGCGCCGCGCCGGGCGACCCGCGCACCCGCTACACCGACGCGTCGCTGCGGCCCTGGTTCGTCGTCTTCGACGGCAGCGCCACCGCCTACACCCAGGGCACCATCGACACCTCCTGGTACCGGGACCGCAACTACCTGCTGGTCATGACGGACGCGCACGCCGTCCCGCCGGCCATCGACCCGGTCGCCCCCGGCGAGGCCGAGGCCCTGGCCCGCGTGGGCGAACTCGCCGCGGCCGGCGCCACCACCGTCACCTCCGACTGGTCCGGCCTGCCCTCGGTGCTGCCCACCGTCCTGCCGCGCGGCTGA
- a CDS encoding sensor histidine kinase, with translation MNGHRVRGSLLAAAQGLLLSLLSLGVSLLLFILFVVSLVFMVLGFGLFTTPVIVDTIRAHANHRRALARSWYGIDIHAGYRPLPVGNARRGLAGQVERTVHMLKDPATWRDAGWLFVDALAGFFTAMLPWLMFGYTLYGLVLVCGVWMPIVDAGGTFWYLFVPISSWPTAVLAAFTGLGLAAVALRWNPLILVGHFEMTRALIGASEKRMLAQRVARLTETRHDALDNSAAELRRIERDLHDGAQARLVAMGMSLGTVEALIEKDPAQAKRLLAQARENSAEALSELRDLVRGIHPPVLAERGLGDAARALALRMQLPVEVDVDLSSRLEEPVESAAYFAISEVLTNAAKHAEAKQAWLDIYYDERAGTLRIAITDDGRGGADPAGGSGLRGLERRLGAFDGVLAISSPVGGPTLVTIEIPCAPAEPGHRTTSR, from the coding sequence ATGAACGGGCACCGAGTGCGCGGCTCTCTGCTGGCCGCCGCACAGGGACTGCTGCTTTCGCTGCTCTCGCTCGGGGTCTCGCTCCTGCTGTTCATACTCTTCGTCGTGTCCCTGGTGTTCATGGTGCTGGGCTTCGGCCTCTTCACCACCCCGGTGATCGTGGACACCATCCGCGCGCACGCCAACCACCGCAGGGCGCTCGCCAGGAGCTGGTACGGCATCGACATCCACGCCGGCTACCGCCCGCTGCCCGTCGGCAACGCCCGCCGCGGCCTGGCGGGGCAGGTCGAACGCACCGTGCACATGCTGAAGGACCCGGCGACCTGGCGCGACGCGGGCTGGCTGTTCGTCGACGCGCTGGCCGGCTTCTTCACCGCCATGCTGCCGTGGCTGATGTTCGGCTACACGCTGTACGGCCTGGTCCTGGTGTGCGGTGTCTGGATGCCGATCGTGGACGCGGGCGGCACGTTCTGGTACCTGTTCGTGCCCATCTCCTCCTGGCCGACCGCCGTGCTCGCCGCCTTCACCGGCCTCGGGCTCGCCGCGGTGGCCCTGCGCTGGAACCCGCTGATCCTCGTCGGCCACTTCGAGATGACCCGCGCCCTCATCGGGGCCTCCGAGAAGCGCATGCTCGCCCAGCGCGTCGCCCGGCTGACCGAGACCAGGCACGACGCGCTGGACAACTCCGCGGCCGAGCTGCGCCGCATCGAACGCGACCTGCACGACGGCGCGCAGGCCAGGCTGGTGGCGATGGGCATGAGCCTCGGCACCGTCGAGGCACTGATCGAGAAGGACCCGGCACAGGCCAAGCGCCTGCTGGCGCAGGCCAGGGAGAACTCGGCCGAGGCCCTGTCGGAACTGCGCGACCTGGTGCGCGGCATCCACCCGCCGGTGCTCGCGGAACGCGGCCTCGGCGACGCGGCCCGCGCGCTGGCCCTGCGCATGCAGCTGCCCGTCGAGGTCGACGTCGACCTGTCGAGCCGCCTGGAGGAACCCGTCGAGTCGGCCGCCTACTTCGCGATCAGCGAGGTGCTGACGAACGCGGCCAAGCACGCCGAGGCCAAGCAGGCGTGGCTCGACATCTACTACGACGAGCGCGCCGGAACGCTGCGCATCGCGATCACCGACGACGGCCGCGGCGGAGCCGACCCGGCGGGCGGCAGCGGGCTGCGCGGGCTGGAGCGGCGGCTGGGCGCGTTCGACGGCGTGCTGGCCATCAGCAGCCCCGTGGGCGGCCCCACCCTGGTCACCATCGAGATCCCCTGCGCCCCGGCGGAACCGGGCCACCGGACCACCTCCCGCTGA
- a CDS encoding aminoglycoside phosphotransferase family protein, with protein sequence MRPAVDTRLARRLVDTQFPQWSCLPLAPVAPAGSDHVIHRLGGELSVRLPRHAGAIGQAEKEAAWLPRLAPHLPLAVPVPVAVGEPDFGYPWPWSVSRWLDGEVATVETLGDSVGAAVELAGFLTALQRPAADDLLAVAPGGDLAARPLADLDRTTRAAIAETGGVFDAAAMTALWDAALSAPAWDRTPVWFHGDFHTGNLLTVDGRLSAVIDFGGLGIGDPARDLMIAFTLMSPGSRAAFRAALDVDDATWTRGRGWALATGLTAYTIYAAVDSRVAAQTTRQITAALAR encoded by the coding sequence ATGCGTCCCGCCGTCGACACCCGACTGGCCAGGCGCCTGGTCGACACGCAGTTCCCGCAGTGGTCCTGCCTGCCTCTCGCGCCGGTCGCCCCGGCGGGCTCCGACCACGTGATCCACCGGCTCGGCGGGGAGCTGTCCGTACGGCTGCCCCGGCACGCCGGAGCCATCGGGCAGGCGGAGAAGGAGGCCGCGTGGCTGCCCAGGCTCGCCCCGCACCTGCCCCTGGCCGTGCCCGTGCCGGTGGCCGTGGGCGAGCCGGACTTCGGTTACCCGTGGCCGTGGTCCGTCTCCCGCTGGCTGGACGGCGAGGTGGCGACCGTCGAAACGCTGGGCGATTCGGTCGGCGCCGCCGTCGAGTTGGCGGGGTTCCTGACCGCCCTGCAACGACCGGCGGCCGACGACCTCCTGGCCGTGGCCCCCGGCGGAGACCTCGCCGCCCGGCCGCTGGCCGACCTGGACCGGACGACGCGCGCCGCCATCGCGGAGACCGGCGGCGTGTTCGACGCGGCGGCCATGACCGCGTTGTGGGACGCGGCGCTGAGCGCTCCGGCATGGGACCGGACACCGGTCTGGTTCCACGGGGACTTCCACACCGGCAACCTGCTGACCGTGGACGGCCGCCTCAGCGCGGTCATCGACTTCGGCGGGCTCGGCATCGGCGACCCGGCCCGCGACCTGATGATCGCCTTCACGCTGATGTCGCCCGGCAGCCGGGCCGCCTTCAGGGCCGCGCTCGACGTGGACGACGCCACCTGGACCAGAGGGCGCGGCTGGGCCCTGGCCACGGGTCTGACGGCCTACACCATCTACGCCGCCGTCGACTCCCGCGTCGCGGCGCAGACCACGCGGCAGATCACCGCGGCCCTCGCCCGCTGA